One Micromonospora sp. WMMD812 genomic window carries:
- a CDS encoding energy-coupling factor ABC transporter permease, whose product METLAMHISNGIIDGPVAAVFAALALAALTICVLRGRRDLDDRLAPMAGLVAAFIFAVQMLNFPIFTAGVSGHLLGGALAAMLVGPWVGALCVAVVLVVQALVFGDGGVAMLGLNITNMALIGTAAAYLLIALLLRVLPRTPAGLAVTAFVSAVLSVVVASQGFVLEYWLGGTTDLGSNLAGLAGTMAGAHLLIGIGEGLITATTVVTVAKVRPDLVYALRGLRPVAATTVPVAGGVR is encoded by the coding sequence GTGGAAACCCTGGCGATGCACATCTCGAACGGGATCATCGACGGTCCCGTCGCCGCGGTGTTCGCGGCACTGGCACTGGCTGCTCTCACCATCTGCGTCCTGCGTGGCCGGCGGGACCTGGACGACCGGTTGGCCCCGATGGCCGGCCTGGTCGCGGCGTTCATCTTCGCCGTGCAGATGCTCAACTTCCCGATCTTCACCGCCGGGGTGAGTGGCCACCTGCTCGGCGGCGCGCTCGCCGCGATGCTGGTCGGTCCCTGGGTCGGCGCGCTCTGCGTGGCGGTGGTGCTGGTCGTGCAGGCGCTGGTCTTCGGCGACGGCGGCGTGGCGATGCTCGGCCTGAACATCACCAACATGGCGCTGATCGGCACCGCCGCGGCGTACCTGCTGATCGCGCTCCTGCTCCGGGTGCTGCCGCGGACGCCCGCCGGTCTCGCGGTGACCGCCTTCGTGTCCGCCGTGCTCAGCGTGGTCGTCGCGTCCCAGGGCTTCGTTCTCGAGTACTGGCTGGGCGGCACCACGGATCTCGGCAGCAATCTGGCCGGCCTGGCCGGCACGATGGCCGGCGCCCACCTGCTGATCGGCATCGGCGAGGGCCTCATCACCGCGACCACGGTGGTCACCGTCGCCAAGGTCCGACCCGATCTCGTCTACGCGCTGCGCGGGCTCCGGCCCGTCGCCGCGACCACCGTTCCGGTTGCTGGAGGTGTCCGGTGA
- the bcp gene encoding thioredoxin-dependent thiol peroxidase, giving the protein MTAPARLSPGDPAPDFTLPTDTGTTLSLAGLRGRTVILYAYPAAMTPGCTKQACDFRDSLDSLRAAGYEVIGISPDKPEKLAKFRERDMITFPLVSDADKSVLTAYGAFGEKQLYGKTVTGVIRSTFVIDPDGKIERALYNVKATGHVAKLRRDLGLD; this is encoded by the coding sequence ATGACCGCTCCCGCCCGCCTCTCCCCCGGTGACCCGGCCCCCGACTTCACCCTCCCGACCGACACCGGCACCACGCTCTCCCTGGCCGGCCTGCGCGGCCGCACGGTCATCCTCTACGCCTACCCGGCGGCGATGACCCCCGGCTGCACCAAGCAGGCGTGCGACTTCCGGGACTCGCTCGACTCGCTGCGGGCGGCCGGCTACGAGGTCATCGGCATCTCGCCGGACAAGCCGGAGAAGCTGGCGAAGTTCCGCGAGCGCGACATGATCACCTTCCCGCTGGTGTCGGACGCCGACAAGTCGGTGCTGACCGCCTACGGCGCGTTCGGCGAGAAGCAGCTCTACGGCAAGACGGTGACCGGCGTGATCCGCTCGACCTTCGTCATCGACCCGGACGGGAAGATCGAACGGGCGCTCTACAACGTCAAGGCCACCGGGCACGTCGCCAAGCTCCGCCGCGACCTCGGCCTCGACTGA
- a CDS encoding HNH endonuclease signature motif containing protein translates to MIRYNYTPATLAEAAAAARSIAEVMRLLGVRVSGGSHAHISRQLKRFGIDTSHFDSSHATGRRRGPRRTTPSQLLVRSPDGARRTPGVRLKWALGTLGVPEECEECGAGPIWRGSPLVLHVDHINGDSLDNRPPNLRLLCPNCHSQTPTYAGRARSTRGDPTPVASPGKRRPTDAAAGDESLARHHDLVGLFQKIDAQELTAKEAARRIGCHPARLHRLRSRPEQSGVLAPRPGRRWRAAARRDVVIAQALANPEFGPNRLAGLLRALPGGGHRVSHGTISAILREAGLNIVAARRSRLSTASGSGEIRQTRRI, encoded by the coding sequence GTGATCCGATACAACTACACCCCGGCCACGCTCGCCGAGGCGGCGGCCGCCGCGCGCAGCATCGCCGAGGTGATGCGGCTGCTCGGAGTACGGGTCAGCGGGGGCTCACACGCCCACATCAGCCGCCAACTCAAGCGCTTCGGGATCGACACGTCCCACTTCGACTCGTCGCACGCCACCGGGCGTCGTCGAGGCCCACGTCGCACGACGCCATCTCAGCTCCTGGTGAGGTCGCCGGACGGCGCCCGACGGACGCCCGGTGTCCGCCTGAAGTGGGCTCTCGGCACGCTGGGGGTCCCGGAGGAGTGCGAGGAGTGCGGGGCCGGGCCGATCTGGCGGGGCTCGCCCCTGGTCCTGCACGTTGATCACATCAACGGCGATTCTCTCGACAACCGACCACCCAACCTGCGTCTCCTGTGCCCGAACTGCCACAGCCAGACGCCGACCTACGCCGGCCGTGCCCGGTCGACACGGGGGGACCCGACTCCCGTGGCCTCTCCGGGTAAGCGCCGTCCGACGGACGCCGCCGCAGGGGACGAGTCCCTCGCCCGACACCACGACCTGGTGGGCCTCTTTCAGAAGATCGATGCCCAGGAGTTGACGGCGAAGGAGGCCGCACGACGGATCGGCTGCCACCCCGCCCGCCTGCATCGACTCCGGTCCCGGCCTGAGCAGAGCGGGGTGCTGGCGCCGCGACCCGGCCGACGCTGGCGGGCCGCCGCCCGCCGGGACGTGGTGATCGCACAGGCTTTGGCGAACCCGGAATTCGGGCCGAATCGCTTGGCCGGGTTGCTCCGTGCGCTGCCGGGCGGCGGGCACCGTGTCAGTCACGGCACCATCTCGGCGATCCTGCGCGAGGCCGGGCTCAACATCGTCGCGGCCCGACGCTCTAGACTCTCTACCGCAAGCGGGAGTGGCGAAATTCGGCAGACGCGCAGGATTTAG